The genomic window CCAGGCGCCATCTACAAGCGCATCTAAGTAGCTTCTCATTGTCGTTAAAGGGGTGCGAAGCTCATGCGACACATTTTGAACAAATTCACGACGCTCTGCGTCAATTTTCTCTTGTTCCGTTATATCATGTAGCACGGTAATAATTCCGTTCACAAGACCAGACTCTTTTTGGATAATCGAAAAATTCGCCCTTAGTATAAGTGGGAAATTTTTCTTACTAAAATCTAAAATTAACGACTCATGCTCATCTGCTAGACTCTCAAAGGAGTATTGATTCGCTAATTTTAATACATCTATTAAAGGCTCACCCATGACTGTTTCACGTGAAACACCTAGCATTTTTAATGCGGGTTCATTAATGAGCATAACACGACCTTTGCGATCAGTAGCCAAAACACCATCAGTCATATGAGTAAGGACACTCATTAGCTTTCGGCGTTCACCTTCGGTCGTGGCCTGTGCTTCCTTTAATTTTTTAGTCAAGTTATTGAATGTCATAGCTAACTGACCTATTTCGTCGAAGCCATATATATGAACTTTACGAGAAAAGTCCCCTCTAGCCATAGCTAATGCTTGCTTTCGCATGTCTGAAATGGGACGCGTGATTGTTTGGGCTAAGAAAATACCTAGCAAGGCAGTAATTCCCATGGCTATAACAGTACCAGATGCAAATATATTATTTATTTGACGCATCTGGGCATACACATCCTCCATTGATGCAAGTATATATACGACACCGAGTACTTCATTTGTTGCTTGAGATCGAATGGGTGTTGCTAAAGCTCTCATTCGATGACCTGTAGTCGGATCGACAAACATCTTCTCAGATGCACCTACAACAAGCGCTCGTTTTACGAGTACATTCGTTGTTCTTTTTCCTACTATGTCACTATATGGATTTGATACCCCTAATACTTTACTTTTACTATCAATCACATGAACTTGATATAGGTCGGTCACATAGTTGTGAAGAATACGGCCTATATCCTCTTCCAATGTAGCTGATTCTTCGTTCCGTTCTTTACTCAGTTCCCGCTCGAGATTATATGATAAAAGACTGGCGTGTTCTTCTAGTGAAGTAGAAAAATTACTTACAAGCTGTGCTTCCAGCTGCCGCACAAAATAAGCGCCAATAATTTGCATAGCAAGTAAAATTAGCAGCACATAAATGAGTACGAATTTCAGATGAATCGAGCGGAAAAACCCAACTTTTTTCATGTATTACGACTCCTGTTCTGCATGCCTTAAGTAATAGCCCACGCCTCGTCTCGTTACGATCCAGTTAGGGTGACTAGGGTTATCTTCAATTTTCTCTCGTAGACGACGTACTGTTACATCCACTGTGCGTACATCTCCATAATAGTCATAGCCCCAAACTGTTTGTAATAAATGCTCTCTTGTCATCACTTGTCCAATATGCTTAGCTAAATAATGAAGTAGTTCAAACTCACGATGAGTCAGTTCAATATATTCTCCGCGCTTAGATACAATATAGGCATCCGGATGAATCACTAATGCACCGATTTGAATCTCGTTTGTTTCCGTTTCATTTTTTTCCTGTGGACTCGTTGTATGCGACCTACGTAGATTCGCTTTTACTCGCGCTAAAAGCTCTCGCGTACTAAAAGGCTTTGTCACATAATCATCTGCCCCAAGCTCTAGGCCTAATACTTTATCAATTTCTGAATCCTTCGCTGTTAGCATAATAATAGGCGTATCAAGCGTTTTTCGTATCTCGCGACAAACCTCCATACCATCTTTTAGTGGTAGCATAATATCCAACAAAATTAAATCTGGTTCTATCTCATCTACTTTTTTTAATGCTTCTTCACCATCATAAGCACATACAACGGCATAGCCTTCCTTTTGTAAGTTGAATTGTAAAATATCTGCAATTGGTTTTTCATCGTCAACTACTAGTATTTTTCTCTTATCCATAGTCTAATCTCCTCATTCCTTTTGGAAAGTAACTTTACCCTCAGTTTAAATATGCGATTCTTTCCTAACTAGAAGTGATTATCTTGATGTTAATTCATTTTGTATATCATTCGTAGTTTTAGCGTAATTTCAGTATATATGAGCTAGGTAATATAGTTAAACGTTCTCTATACTACTTTATCATGTTAATTGTCTATATTCATCCAAAAAACGATACCAAATAATACATCATAATAGGATGTTTATGTTTCTCAGTCCTGGGTAAGTAAATATTATATACAAAAAAAGTTGACTCATAAGAGCCAACCTATTAACGTACATAATCCAGTGGATTTTGTAATCTACCATTTTTGTATATTTCGAAGTGAAGGTGGATACCTGTCGAATTTCCTGTTGAGCCCATAATCCCTAGTTTGCGGCCACGTTCAACAGTGT from Bacillus sp. HMF5848 includes these protein-coding regions:
- the walK gene encoding cell wall metabolism sensor histidine kinase WalK, with translation MKKVGFFRSIHLKFVLIYVLLILLAMQIIGAYFVRQLEAQLVSNFSTSLEEHASLLSYNLERELSKERNEESATLEEDIGRILHNYVTDLYQVHVIDSKSKVLGVSNPYSDIVGKRTTNVLVKRALVVGASEKMFVDPTTGHRMRALATPIRSQATNEVLGVVYILASMEDVYAQMRQINNIFASGTVIAMGITALLGIFLAQTITRPISDMRKQALAMARGDFSRKVHIYGFDEIGQLAMTFNNLTKKLKEAQATTEGERRKLMSVLTHMTDGVLATDRKGRVMLINEPALKMLGVSRETVMGEPLIDVLKLANQYSFESLADEHESLILDFSKKNFPLILRANFSIIQKESGLVNGIITVLHDITEQEKIDAERREFVQNVSHELRTPLTTMRSYLDALVDGAWQDESIAPNFLSVTQNETERMIRLVNDLLQLSKMDSKDYRLTKDWIDFTNFYNHIIDRFEMTKASNVEIIRQIPDQTVFVEMDEDKIIQVLDNIISNAIKYSPEGGDITCRLQIFEYDVQVSVFDQGVGIPEENLPHIFDRFYRVDKARSRKLGGTGLGLAIAREMVLAHNGAIWAESEEGQGTAIHFTLPLTPVEEGEWSDV
- the yycF gene encoding response regulator YycF yields the protein MDKRKILVVDDEKPIADILQFNLQKEGYAVVCAYDGEEALKKVDEIEPDLILLDIMLPLKDGMEVCREIRKTLDTPIIMLTAKDSEIDKVLGLELGADDYVTKPFSTRELLARVKANLRRSHTTSPQEKNETETNEIQIGALVIHPDAYIVSKRGEYIELTHREFELLHYLAKHIGQVMTREHLLQTVWGYDYYGDVRTVDVTVRRLREKIEDNPSHPNWIVTRRGVGYYLRHAEQES